A single Drechmeria coniospora strain ARSEF 6962 chromosome 03, whole genome shotgun sequence DNA region contains:
- a CDS encoding RecQ mediated genome instability protein Rmi1, producing MDLASQLRASLIAQALPPPSTAFLTSLIAARAPPPPLPSLLATAKARLLACDLSSTASSTLLDRTLLAALPIDGAAAAAAAKVTLVRDVHVQVVDVENLSLSRWQQVEALDALERGEGTRGRQVVRLAATTDGAEGDGNGADEDATNGDVQNHTRRAAQTNAAASATASPNATHRLVLQDHKGTRIFAVELRRIARIGVGKTNMGEKILLRAGTVVSRGIALLTPETCVLLGGKVETWHEAWLRDRLASLREAVASPQP from the coding sequence ATGGATCTCGCATCGCAGCTCCGCGCCTCGCTCATTGCCCAAGCCCTTCCTCCGCCTTCCACCGCCTTTCTTACCTCGTTGATCGCCGCCCGTGCACCACCTCCGCCTCTTCCATCTCTGCTTGCCACTGCAAAGGCCCGTCTGCTTGCGTGCGACCTCTCCTCGACCGCCAGCAGTACGCTTCTCGACCGCACGCTGCTCGCGGCCCTGCCTATCgacggggccgccgccgccgccgccgccaaggtcaCCCTCGTCCGTGACGTCCATGTccaagtcgtcgacgtcgagaacCTCAGCCTCAGCCGGTGGCAGCAAGTggaggccctcgacgccctcgagcgtGGCGAGGGTACCCGAGGTCGCCAGGTCGTTCGCCTTGCCGCCAccaccgacggcgccgaaggAGATGGCAACGGCGCCGATGAAGATGCCACCAATGGTGATGTCCAGAATCACACGCGGCGGGCAGCGCAGACAAACGCGGCTGCGTCCGCCACGGCCTCGCCCAACGCGACgcaccgcctcgtcctccaggATCACAAGGGCACGCGcatcttcgccgtcgagcttcgCCGCATCGCtcgcatcggcgtcggcaagacGAACATGGGGGAGAAGATTCTTCTTCGTGCCGGTACTGTCGTCTCCCGCGGCATCGCCCTTCTCACTCCCGAGACTTGCGTCCTActcggcggcaaggtggAGACATGGCACGAAGCTTGGCTTCGAGATCGCCTGGCAAGTTTGCGAGAAGCGGTGGCTAGCCCCCAGCCCTGA
- a CDS encoding antiviral protein — MSGSKAALKAINDGIRQQKFDQVVQLAQDFLQQESKNYQAHIFLAFALDKKNQFDEAEKVYRVATVLRPQDAQAFQGLVKLYEKQGSSKLAGYQQAVISLAQIFYDAEDMYKCQDVVDKFVDYARVHGDKLQLADALWIQLPESPLYPILEGRLPKPSTTYERIAHILEEFEKKRVNTLIGERRTRLGVTLSDVTVEAKREVYGQSKLEHIYRQLINWTGDDDLRRTYEEKLLQYCYERLLVSPPAAKAQEQMTVLKLASEMVAICHPYKLAWDITVEWQDHKEINDWDVDLLREYCSFFPDSDLYKVITGYLTSKHSPFPPAKEADKQASTASEASDSDDDDDGGGVPTSFVPLTDEDRLLMISEGISSTESAFAYRLVGHYLLQSGEYESTVEFMRKAKLFVANQQAKIGFSFQNSQDAYSLCLGTALVYYQSPRHHQEAKVLFDKVLEHDAASTPALIGVGLIFEEEEEYDEAIDFLSRALKRDESNLRVKSEAAWVKALKGDWQAARNELMQCVKLLEQKDATDKDLLADTQYRIGACIWNLQTSRQDRKQKKGESAYAYWLAALNSNLNHAPAYTSLGIFYNDYARDKKRARRCFQKALELSSAEVVAAERLARSFAEDGDWDRVELVAQRVVDSGKVKPPPGSKRKGISWPFAALGVAELNKQDFHKAIVSFQSALRLSPNDYHSWVGLGESYHSSGRYIAATKAILGAQALEADSKDDISGDTWFTKYMLANIKRELGEFDESIALYQSVLETHASEQGVILALMQTMVDSALVSVERGLYGKAAQLAADVIHFAATTTDSATAFNFWKSLADACSVFSSVQSRVGDFPAERIKKLLEDADQDAFEALASVDKVGTELVYSTGATVNGERCNMTMKRCVDATILCHKMAIHVSLADVHAQAVAYYNLGWAEFRAHACLPGQGRKTSSDYVKAAVRCFKRSIELESGNSEFWNALGVVTSEINPAVAQHAFVRSLHLNERSPVPWTNLGTLALLAGDATLANEAYTRAQSADPDYAHAWLGQGFVALLLGDAKEARGLFSHAMEIAEASSLATRRHYSSSIFDHVLGAPSNMTVASLIQPLFALNQERIGESSRAVQTLEGVCETIEADYEETESAESLARFTMAKTDLARAYLAAGWHDKAVECGEMALGLSSNASETELSAEQRRRARLSAHMTVGLGRFYRKEYKEAETCFRFGLEESDDNPDVTCLLARVLWAQGSEESREKARAALFEVIEKQPEHVQSVLLLGVISLLDEDEDSLEAVVEELEKLRTNDKVTAAEQSQIGEVLQAMAGLGEGRTKQDALGQVQEEVMLHPHLPHGWSSLARTTGDAAASQMALRVAARGMPPRGALESQEVACAYAGTGKAADAQRSALLAPWEQAGWHSLEVATASI, encoded by the exons ATGTCTGGCTCCAAGGCTGCCCTCAAAGCCATCAATGATGGAATCCGGCAGCAAAAGTTCGACCAAGTCGTGCAGCTGGCCCAGGACTTCTTGCAACAGGAATCCAAGAACTACCAAGC TCACATCTTCCTGGCGTTTGCCCTAGACAAGAAGAATCAGTTCGATGAAGCAGAAAAGGTGTACCGAGTAGCCACGGTCCTCCGGCCCCAGGATGCCCAGGCATTCCAGGGACTCGTCAAACTCTATGAGAAGCAAGGCTCCTCCAAACTCGCCGGCTACCAGCAAGCCGTTATCAGTCTTGCTCAGATATTCTATGACGCCGaggacatgtacaagtgTCAAGATGTTGTCGATAAGTTTGTCGATTATGCCAGAGTACATGGCGACAAGCTTCAGTTGGCCGATGCCCTTTGGATTCAGCTTCCCGAAAGTCCGCTCTACCCGATCCTCGAGGGTCGCCTCCCCAAGCCATCGACAACCTACGAGCGCATCGCTCACATACTGGAAGAGTTCGAGAAGAAGCGCGTCAACACGTTGATCGGCGAACGCCGCACCCGCCTTGGCGTCACCCTCTCCGATGTTAccgtcgaggccaagagGGAGGTATACGGTCAGAGCAAGCTCGAGCACATCTACCGCCAGCTCATCAACTGGACCGGCGATGACGATCTTCGACGGACGTATGAGGAGAAACTGCTTCAGTATTGCTACGAGAGGCTCCTCGTCTCGCCTCCAGCCGCCAAGGCCCAGGAGCAGATGACGGTGCTCAAGCTCGCGAGCGAAATGGTCGCCATCTGTCACCCCTACAAGCTCGCCTGGGACATAACGGTCGAGTGGCAGGATCACAAAGAGATCAATGACTGGGATGTCGACCTACTGCGAGAATACTGCTCGTTCTTCCCCGACAGCGACCTCTACAAAGTCATCACCGGCTACCTGACAAGCAAGCATTCCCCTTTTCCCCCGGCGAAAGAAGCGGACAAGCAGGCATCCACCGCCTCCGAGGCCAGCGAtagcgatgatgacgatgacggaggCGGCGTCCCGACCTCATTCGTTCCCCTGACCGACGAGGATAGGCTCTTGATGATCTCCGAAGGCATCAGCAGCACCGAGTCGGCATTTGCCTaccggctcgtcggccactaCTTGCTGCAATCGGGAGAATACGAGAGCACGGTGGAGTTTATGCGAAAGGCAAAGCTGTTCGTCGCAAACCAGCAGGCCAAAATTGGTTTTTCGTTTCAGAATTCGCAAGACGCATATTCTCTGTGCCTTGGCACGGCGCTTGTGTATTATCAATCCCCCCGCCATCACCAGGAGGCAAAGGTGCTGTTCGACAAGGTTCTGGAGCATGACGCTGCATCCACCCCGGCCTTGATTGGCGTCGGCTTGATCtttgaggaggaggaagagtaCGACGAGGCGATCGACTTCCTCAGCCGCGCCTTGAAGCGAGACGAGTCGAACCTTCGCGTCAAGTCTGAGGCTGCATGGGTGAAGGCGCTCAAGGGCGACTGGCAAGCGGCAAGGAACGAGCTGATGCAGTGCGTCAAGCTGTTGGAGCAGAAAGACGCGACGGACAAGGACCTGCTCGCAGATACGCAGTACCGCATCGGCGCCTGCATCTGGAACCTGCAGACGAGCCGCCAAGACAGAAAGCAGAAGAAGGGCGAGAGCGCGTACGCCTACTGGCTGGCGGCGCTGAACAGCAACCTAAATCACGCACCGGCATATACCAGCCTTGGCATCTTTTACAACGACTACGCCAGGGACAAGAAACGGGCGCGGCGGTGTTTCCAAAAGGCTCTCGAGTTGTCCTCGGCCgaagtcgtcgccgccgaacGGCTAGCGCGGTCTtttgccgaggacggcgactGGGAtcgcgtcgagctcgtcgcccagcgcgtcgtcgactctGGCAAGGTCAAGCCGCCGCCTGGGTCGAAGCGGAAGGGCATCAGCTGGCCGTTTGCCGCCCTAGGGGTGGCCGAGCTGAACAAGCAAGACTTTCACAAAGCCATCGTCTCGTTCCAGTCGGCCCTGCGCCTGTCGCCCAACGATTACCACTCCTGGGTCGGGCTCGGGGAGAGTTACCACAGCTCTGGCAGGTACATTGCAGCGACGAAAgccatcctcggcgctcAGGCGCTGGAGGCGGACAGCAAGGACGACATTTCGGGGGATACGTGGTtcaccaagtacatgcttgCCAATATCAAGCGTGAACTAGGCGAATTCGACGAGTCCATCGCCCTGTACCAGTCCGTGCTGGAAACGCATGCGAGCGAGCAAGGTGTCATTCTCGCCCTCATGCAGACCATGGTCGACAGCGCTCTCGTGAGCGTCGAAAGGGGCCTGTACGGGAAGGCCGCgcagctggccgccgacgtcatcCACTtcgccgcgacgacgacggacagcGCGACGGCATTCAACTTTTGGAAGAGCCTCGCGGATGCTTGCTCCGTCTTCTCCTCGGTCCAGAGCCGCGTGGGCGACTTTCCGGCTGAGAGGATCAAGAAGCTCCTGGAGGATGCGGATCAGGATGCATTCGAAGCGCTGGCGAGCGTCGACAAGGTGGGGACCGAGCTCGTCTATTCCACGGGTGCGACAGTCAACGGCGAGAGATGCAACATGACCATGAAGCGATGCGTTGATGCAACGATCCTTTGCCACAAGATGGCGATTCACGTATCGTTGGCCGACGTTCACGCGCAGGCTGTGGCATACTACAACCTCGGCTGGGCCGAGTTCCGAGCGCACGCGTGCCTTCCCGGCCAAGGGCGAAAGACGTCGAGCGACTACGTCAAGGCGGCTGTGAGGTGCTTCAAGCGGTCGATTGAACTAGAAAGCGGTAACTCGGAGTTCTGGAatgccctcggcgtcgtgacCAGCGAAATCAACCCAGCCGTGGCGCAGCATGCCTTTGTCAGGAGTCTACATCTCAACGAGCGCAGCCCCGTGCCGTGGACGAATCTGGGCACGCTGGCACTGCTTGCGGGAGACGCGACGCTCGCCAACGAGGCGTACACGAGGGCCCAGTCGGCGGACCCCGACTACGCCCATGCATGGCTGGGTCAGGGATTCGTGGCACTACTGCTCGGCGATGCCAAGGAAGCTCGAGGCCTCTTCAGCCATGCCATGGAAATCGCCGAggcctcgtccttggccaccCGCCGCCATTATTCGTCCTCCATTTTCGACCATGTGCTCGGCGCACCGTCCAACATGACGGTGGCGTCCCTCATCCAGCCACTCTTCGCCCTGAACCAG GAACGGATCGGGGAAAGCTCTCGGGCCGTGCAGACTCTGGAGGGGGTTTGCGAGACCATCGAGGCCGACTACGAGGAGACCGAGTCGGCAGAGAGCCTTGCGAGGTTCACCATGGCAAAGACGGACTTGGCCCGGGCGTACTTGGCGGCGGGATGGCacgacaaggccgtcgagtGCGGCGAGATGGCGCTCGGGCTAAGCAGCAACGCAAGCGAGACGGAGCTGAGTGCGGAACAGCGGAGGAGGGCCCGACTGTCGGCCCACATGACGGTCGGCTTGGGGCGGTTCTATCGGAAGGAGTAcaaggaggccgagacgTGCTTCCGCTTCGGGCTGGAGGAGTCGGACGACAACCCGGACGTGACCTGCCTCCTGGCGCGGGTGCTCTGGGCGCAAGGCTCGGAAGAGTCGCGGGAGAAGGCGCGGGCGGCCTTGTTCGAGGTGATCGAGAAGCAGCCGGAGCACGTGCAGAgcgtgctgctgctcggcgtcatctccctcctcgacgaggacgaggacagcctggaggcggtggtggaagagctcgagaagctgcGGACAAACGACAAGGTCACCGCCGCGGAGCAGTCACAGATAGGCGAGGTCCTTCAAGCCATGGCTGGCCTGGGCGAGGGCCGAACGAAGCAGGACGCGCTGGGGCAAGTGCAAGAGGAGGTGATGCTGCACCCTCACCTGCCACACGGATGGAGCTCGCTGGCCAGAACGacgggcgatgccgccgcttCGCAGATGGCACTCCGAGTTGCCGCTCGGGGCATGCCGCCAAGGGGCGCGCTCGAGTCGCAAGAGGTGGCGTGTGCGTACGCCGGTACGGGCAAGGCGGCGGACGCGCAGAGGTCGGCATTGCTGGCGCCGTGGGAGCAAGCTGGCTGGCATTCGCTGGAGGttgcgacggcgagcatctAG